From Hartmannibacter diazotrophicus, a single genomic window includes:
- a CDS encoding hydrolase: MPTASPIPGKALIAPDNHMLIMIDFQSQMSFATKSIDAVALRNNAALVARSAAGFKVPTILTTVAEKSFSGPMFTEITDAFPGQAMLDRTSMNTWEDGPVIGEVNRIGKDRVVLCGLWTSVCIVGPALSALHQGFEVYVIADACGDVSDEAHERAMQRMIHAGVRPMTSLQYLLELQRDWARTETYDMTTGIAKEYGGAYGLGIIYAKTMFGASESH, from the coding sequence ATGCCGACTGCGAGCCCGATTCCAGGCAAGGCCCTGATCGCTCCCGACAACCACATGCTCATCATGATCGACTTCCAGTCGCAAATGTCCTTTGCGACCAAGTCGATCGACGCCGTCGCCCTGCGCAACAACGCCGCCCTCGTGGCGCGCTCCGCCGCCGGCTTCAAGGTGCCGACCATCCTGACCACCGTCGCCGAGAAGAGCTTCTCCGGTCCGATGTTCACCGAGATCACGGACGCCTTCCCGGGTCAGGCCATGCTGGACCGGACCTCGATGAACACCTGGGAAGATGGCCCGGTGATCGGCGAGGTCAACCGCATCGGCAAGGACCGCGTCGTCCTTTGCGGCCTCTGGACGAGCGTGTGCATCGTCGGCCCGGCGCTGTCCGCCCTGCATCAGGGCTTCGAGGTCTACGTCATCGCCGACGCCTGCGGTGACGTCTCCGACGAGGCGCACGAGCGTGCCATGCAGCGCATGATCCACGCCGGCGTGCGCCCGATGACCTCGCTGCAGTATCTGCTGGAGTTGCAGCGCGACTGGGCTCGCACCGAGACCTACGACATGACGACCGGCATCGCCAAGGAATACGGCGGCGCCTACGGCCTCGGCATCATCTACGCCAAGACCATGTTCGGCGCTTCCGAAAGCCACTGA
- a CDS encoding helix-turn-helix domain-containing protein — protein MEDCFGPLFGLTNAPFLCVRPLDGAGFSMTRLQYRHHGPSGREFSLPAMNAYLLMLYLQDAYHCDLAADGTTTPVRRFREGSLCIIDLSQGASFRLHSDLNSIAFCLPHDLLEEVTELPKSPPPAALRCRRGDDDDVMRNLAASLLPLIDDPDEIARMTVRHVAVAICAHLLQRHAEAHRRAGGREPLSIWQEKDAKDFIIGHFASDLQIADVAASIGLAPGPFTRAFKAVTGVTPHRWLIRYRVGRARRLLAEAALPLDDVARRCGFADKVAMTREFVRETGRMPASAGDHGLH, from the coding sequence ATGGAAGACTGTTTCGGCCCGCTCTTCGGGCTGACGAATGCGCCTTTCCTTTGCGTGCGGCCGCTCGATGGCGCGGGATTCTCGATGACCCGTCTCCAGTATCGGCATCACGGCCCGAGCGGGCGCGAATTCTCCCTGCCCGCGATGAACGCCTACCTGCTGATGCTCTATCTGCAGGATGCCTATCACTGCGACCTTGCCGCCGACGGCACGACGACGCCGGTCAGGCGTTTTCGCGAGGGCAGCCTGTGCATCATCGACCTCAGCCAGGGCGCCTCGTTCCGCCTTCACAGCGACCTCAACTCGATCGCATTCTGCCTGCCGCACGATCTGCTTGAGGAAGTGACCGAGTTGCCGAAGTCTCCGCCTCCGGCCGCGCTCAGATGCCGGCGAGGCGACGACGACGATGTCATGCGCAATCTGGCCGCGTCTCTCCTGCCACTCATCGACGACCCCGACGAAATCGCCCGGATGACGGTGCGCCATGTCGCCGTCGCGATCTGCGCCCATCTCCTGCAACGTCACGCCGAGGCGCACAGGAGGGCCGGCGGACGGGAACCGCTTTCCATCTGGCAGGAAAAGGACGCCAAGGACTTCATCATCGGCCATTTCGCCTCCGACCTTCAGATTGCCGATGTCGCGGCTTCGATCGGCCTTGCGCCCGGTCCTTTCACGAGGGCCTTCAAGGCCGTCACCGGCGTGACGCCACACCGCTGGCTGATCCGCTACCGCGTCGGGCGCGCGCGCCGACTGCTGGCCGAGGCGGCCTTGCCGCTCGACGACGTCGCCCGGCGATGCGGCTTTGCCGACAAGGTGGCGATGACACGCGAATTCGTGCGCGAAACGGGCCGGATGCCCGCAAGCGCCGGGGATCATGGGCTTCATTGA
- a CDS encoding VOC family protein produces the protein MLTQIKGLHHVTSMAAKAQQNSDFFTKVLGLRRVKKTVNFDAPDVYHLYYGDEIGTPGTVMTYFPFPHIAAGRPGTGEVGETYFAIPKGSQDFWKQRLEAQGVAGLRESEIAGEKHLHFDGPDHDAFSLVEVDGDARTGWDHAGVSEAEAIRGFHGASLRVSDPGATKELLGFMGYQEADKKDNWSRFVIPGGNGADFVDVETVRANVARLGAGSVHHIAFAVEDRAAQLEVRKALLDTGYQVTPVIDRDYFWAIYFRTPGGVLFEIATNEPGFSRDEDTAHLGEALKLPTRYEPHRSHIEGLLEPITD, from the coding sequence ATGCTTACGCAGATCAAGGGCTTGCACCACGTGACCTCGATGGCCGCGAAAGCCCAGCAGAACAGCGACTTTTTCACCAAGGTGCTGGGGCTGCGGCGCGTCAAGAAGACGGTCAACTTCGACGCCCCCGACGTCTATCACCTCTACTATGGCGACGAGATCGGAACCCCCGGCACCGTCATGACCTATTTCCCCTTCCCGCATATCGCGGCGGGGCGTCCGGGCACCGGCGAGGTCGGCGAGACCTATTTCGCAATCCCCAAGGGGTCTCAGGACTTCTGGAAGCAGCGTCTGGAGGCGCAGGGCGTGGCCGGCCTTCGCGAGAGCGAGATCGCCGGCGAAAAGCACCTGCATTTCGACGGTCCCGACCATGACGCCTTCTCCCTCGTCGAGGTGGACGGGGACGCCCGCACCGGCTGGGATCATGCCGGCGTGAGCGAGGCCGAGGCGATCCGCGGCTTCCACGGCGCGAGCCTTCGGGTGAGCGATCCGGGCGCCACGAAGGAGCTTCTTGGCTTCATGGGCTACCAGGAGGCCGACAAGAAGGACAACTGGTCCCGCTTCGTGATCCCCGGCGGCAACGGCGCCGACTTCGTCGACGTCGAGACGGTGAGAGCCAATGTCGCGCGGCTCGGCGCGGGGTCCGTCCATCACATCGCCTTCGCGGTGGAGGACCGGGCGGCCCAGCTCGAAGTCCGCAAGGCGCTGCTCGACACCGGCTACCAGGTCACCCCGGTCATCGACCGCGACTACTTCTGGGCGATCTACTTCCGCACGCCCGGCGGCGTCCTCTTTGAGATCGCCACCAACGAGCCCGGCTTCTCGCGTGACGAGGATACGGCCCATCTCGGCGAGGCGCTGAAGCTGCCGACCCGCTACGAGCCGCACCGCAGCCACATCGAGGGCCTGCTCGAGCCGATCACGGACTGA
- a CDS encoding PAS domain S-box protein, protein MDKRPASHWRGTQGNKGAGRPRDAYRILAAVTLSGVIFAIDSLTSLRSAVAVLYVVVIVLAADVGKRSSIIIASAGCAALTIGSYAYVHGLDGEDQALLRFLFSLAANAVITVLLLRRRSDLQMVEAQARLLEVTSDAIFVRDAEGRIIFWNTGAETLFGWPAEEALGLKAEEILDVTFPASRSKAEAELDERGQWEGECRIRARDGRHVDVSTRWFAEQGLRDYSRVVLEASVDITARKASEAALKASETRYRTIFETLAVAILEHDFSAVKADLTALRQQGIGNLRRYLAEHPEFVRAAREKVRITDVNPAAAKMVGATSKSEFFERLDDFLSDDNRSFANCLIALDEGQPFYQAEAVVRSLDGGTVPVIVLLTFPRGEEGFDRVLGSIVDISERLRFQEALDASRSELENASRAAMIGEISASIAHEVNQPLAAIMTFVQAAQRWLNREDPDLDEAKFALNEAVNATEHASAVVRRVRMLLGKAKSQDSEVAFDDVINDAVRAKESELSDNDVAVKLDLKTDGIQINGDRILLQQAFMNIIVNAIQAMEATPADRRSLTISASADGSALCVRFSDSGPGLSEGTSAEGLFKAFQTTKPNGMGLGLAMCRSIATAHNGKISIGNRDDGPGAVIELRLPHTQTRSAEAGPDAGKQ, encoded by the coding sequence GTGGACAAGCGGCCTGCCAGTCACTGGCGCGGAACGCAGGGGAACAAGGGCGCGGGCCGCCCCCGCGATGCCTACCGGATTCTTGCCGCCGTCACCTTGTCCGGCGTGATCTTCGCCATCGACAGCCTCACATCGCTGCGCAGCGCGGTCGCCGTCCTCTACGTGGTCGTCATCGTTCTGGCCGCCGATGTCGGCAAGCGCTCCTCGATCATCATTGCGTCCGCCGGCTGCGCCGCATTGACGATCGGCAGCTACGCCTACGTCCACGGGCTCGACGGCGAGGATCAGGCGCTTCTCCGGTTTCTCTTCAGTCTTGCCGCCAATGCGGTGATCACCGTCCTGCTGCTTCGCCGGCGCAGCGACCTGCAGATGGTGGAAGCCCAGGCGCGCCTCCTCGAAGTGACGAGCGATGCCATCTTCGTGCGCGACGCGGAAGGACGGATCATCTTCTGGAACACCGGTGCGGAGACGCTGTTCGGCTGGCCCGCCGAAGAGGCCCTCGGGCTGAAGGCGGAGGAGATCCTCGACGTGACCTTCCCGGCCTCGCGGTCCAAGGCCGAGGCGGAACTCGACGAGCGCGGCCAGTGGGAAGGGGAATGCCGGATCAGGGCGCGGGACGGACGCCATGTGGACGTTTCCACCCGATGGTTCGCCGAGCAGGGCCTGCGCGACTATTCCAGGGTCGTGCTGGAGGCCAGCGTCGACATCACCGCGCGCAAGGCGTCGGAGGCGGCGCTCAAGGCCAGCGAGACCCGCTACCGGACCATCTTCGAGACGCTCGCCGTCGCGATCCTCGAGCACGACTTCTCGGCGGTGAAGGCCGATCTGACCGCCCTGCGCCAGCAGGGTATCGGCAATCTCAGGCGGTATCTTGCCGAACATCCCGAGTTTGTCCGCGCGGCACGTGAAAAGGTGCGCATCACCGACGTCAATCCCGCAGCTGCGAAAATGGTCGGCGCCACGTCCAAGTCCGAGTTCTTCGAACGGCTGGACGACTTTCTTTCCGACGACAACAGGTCTTTCGCCAACTGTCTCATCGCGCTCGATGAAGGGCAGCCGTTCTATCAGGCGGAGGCTGTCGTTCGCAGCCTCGACGGAGGAACCGTCCCCGTCATCGTCCTCCTGACCTTTCCGCGCGGCGAGGAAGGCTTCGATCGCGTCCTCGGCAGCATCGTCGATATCTCCGAACGTCTGAGGTTCCAGGAAGCTCTCGATGCCTCGCGGAGTGAACTGGAGAATGCATCCCGCGCCGCGATGATCGGTGAAATCTCGGCCTCGATCGCCCATGAGGTGAACCAGCCCCTCGCGGCCATCATGACTTTCGTGCAGGCGGCGCAGCGGTGGCTGAACCGGGAAGACCCGGACCTCGACGAGGCAAAGTTCGCGCTCAATGAAGCAGTCAACGCCACCGAGCATGCCTCGGCCGTCGTCAGGCGGGTGCGCATGCTGCTTGGCAAGGCGAAATCGCAGGACAGCGAGGTCGCCTTCGATGACGTGATCAACGACGCCGTTCGCGCGAAGGAGAGCGAGCTATCCGACAACGACGTGGCGGTGAAACTCGATCTGAAGACCGACGGCATCCAGATCAACGGCGACCGCATCCTGCTGCAGCAGGCCTTCATGAACATCATCGTCAATGCCATCCAGGCGATGGAGGCAACGCCCGCCGACCGCCGGTCGCTGACGATCTCGGCCAGCGCGGACGGGTCGGCGCTCTGCGTGAGATTCAGCGACAGCGGGCCGGGCCTCTCCGAGGGGACCAGCGCGGAAGGCCTTTTCAAGGCCTTTCAGACGACAAAGCCGAATGGCATGGGGCTCGGCCTTGCCATGTGCCGGTCGATCGCCACCGCGCACAACGGCAAGATCTCCATCGGCAACAGGGACGATGGCCCGGGAGCGGTGATCGAACTTCGCCTGCCCCACACGCAGACGCGATCGGCGGAAGCCGGTCCCGATGCCGGGAAGCAATGA
- a CDS encoding helix-turn-helix domain-containing protein yields MPTNALTVDPRTSRFQLTDIDGATSSEVSRLLLGAMTCIERDEASAIDLVRKASSLLGAQGNGNGTGARVASGGLARWQIKRVEAHIEDRISHSISVDELARLANLSTSYFSTAFKVSFGVSPHTYVVRRRVEHAKARMLETNAPLCEIALDCGMADQAHLSRVFRRMTGATPSAWRRHRLLAKPAQASETAETALRTV; encoded by the coding sequence ATGCCCACCAACGCTCTGACTGTCGACCCCCGGACTTCGCGCTTTCAACTCACCGACATCGACGGAGCCACGTCGTCGGAAGTCTCGCGGCTTCTTCTCGGGGCCATGACCTGCATCGAGCGCGACGAGGCATCGGCCATCGATCTCGTCAGAAAGGCCTCCTCGCTGCTCGGCGCCCAGGGGAACGGCAATGGCACCGGCGCACGCGTCGCCTCCGGCGGTCTTGCCCGCTGGCAGATCAAACGCGTCGAGGCTCATATCGAAGACCGAATCTCGCATTCGATCTCCGTCGACGAACTCGCGCGCCTTGCCAACCTCAGTACGAGCTATTTCTCGACAGCCTTCAAGGTCAGTTTCGGCGTTTCGCCCCACACCTATGTCGTGCGGCGGCGCGTCGAGCATGCGAAGGCCCGTATGCTGGAGACGAACGCTCCCCTGTGCGAGATCGCGCTCGACTGCGGCATGGCGGACCAGGCTCACCTTTCGCGCGTCTTCCGCCGCATGACCGGCGCGACGCCGAGCGCCTGGCGTCGCCATCGCCTTCTCGCCAAGCCGGCGCAAGCGAGCGAAACGGCCGAAACGGCCTTGAGGACCGTCTGA
- a CDS encoding helix-turn-helix domain-containing protein, whose amino-acid sequence MGFIEDRQELRENSHLIHCADQIRFPGRVNRATVDACRRMREAPRSSGRAFLRSGALSPRLRRSKRQAATNKHVLSRRHHVSSPFHDGKALRTASNQQGSIALEQPAIVQTILSVSASDIMITRTHGAGPESASERALPRADAYGVTVQLRSLDDHKLWNNGRLVGKGPCKRGALAIADLRQKWDVCHLSPYDEVQFKIPFARLEAFAKDAGRPEYVGLACHTDVLDGVMLGLARALLPALEAPETANMLFVEQINLAMLTHLTQSYGGLHFSSQSRGTLARWQEKRATDILVAHLDKPVSISTLADACDLSRSYFIKAFKESFGRTPHRWLTEYRVARAKALLRQDIPLAEIALICGFSDQSHFSRVFTAIAGETPGRFRQLYGMDESADWPGSGPEEHLCR is encoded by the coding sequence ATGGGCTTCATTGAAGACAGGCAGGAGCTGCGCGAAAACAGTCACTTAATACACTGCGCCGATCAGATCCGGTTTCCGGGACGGGTGAATCGGGCTACAGTCGACGCCTGCCGCAGGATGCGGGAGGCGCCCCGATCTTCCGGAAGAGCGTTCTTGCGATCCGGCGCGCTTTCGCCCCGGCTTCGCCGTTCGAAGCGGCAGGCGGCGACCAACAAACACGTGCTGTCGCGAAGACATCATGTTTCTTCGCCATTTCATGACGGGAAGGCCCTCCGGACGGCCTCGAACCAGCAGGGAAGCATTGCATTGGAGCAGCCGGCGATCGTGCAAACCATTCTCTCGGTCAGTGCATCGGACATCATGATCACACGGACCCACGGGGCCGGTCCTGAGAGCGCGTCGGAGCGCGCCCTGCCGCGCGCGGACGCCTATGGGGTTACCGTTCAACTCCGCAGTCTTGACGACCACAAGCTCTGGAACAACGGGCGGCTTGTCGGCAAGGGACCGTGCAAGCGGGGAGCGCTGGCGATTGCCGATCTGCGGCAGAAGTGGGACGTCTGCCACCTTTCGCCTTACGACGAGGTCCAGTTCAAAATTCCGTTTGCCCGTCTGGAGGCCTTCGCAAAGGACGCCGGGCGTCCTGAATATGTGGGCCTCGCGTGCCATACCGACGTTCTCGACGGCGTGATGCTCGGGCTCGCCCGCGCCCTGTTGCCGGCCCTCGAGGCGCCCGAAACCGCCAACATGCTCTTTGTCGAGCAGATCAACCTGGCGATGCTGACGCATTTGACGCAGAGCTACGGCGGCCTGCACTTCTCGTCCCAGAGCCGAGGCACCCTTGCCCGGTGGCAGGAGAAGCGCGCGACGGACATTCTCGTCGCCCATCTCGACAAGCCGGTTTCGATATCGACGCTCGCCGACGCGTGCGACCTGTCGCGCAGCTATTTCATCAAGGCTTTCAAGGAAAGCTTCGGGCGCACACCCCACAGGTGGCTGACGGAATACCGGGTCGCCAGAGCAAAGGCGCTGCTGAGGCAGGATATCCCCCTCGCCGAGATTGCGCTGATATGCGGCTTTTCAGACCAGAGCCACTTCAGCCGGGTCTTCACCGCCATCGCCGGCGAGACGCCCGGACGCTTCAGGCAGCTTTACGGCATGGATGAAAGCGCCGACTGGCCTGGCTCCGGCCCGGAGGAGCATCTCTGCCGTTGA
- a CDS encoding response regulator transcription factor translates to MLDSPLVLVVDDEALVRQSLDSLLRSVGYSVQIFGSTQELSDFGGLADANCLILDVRLPFSSGLDFQQWLAERNVSVPIVFITGHGDIPMSVRAMKAGAADFISKPFRDQDILDAVREAVAKDVAARNADKAVVEIRDRYAHLSAREKQIMAMATAGLMNKQIAGELGLSEITVKIHRGKISRKMMAKTFADLVRMAEALGLSRQDNSVR, encoded by the coding sequence ATGCTAGACAGTCCGCTCGTCCTCGTCGTCGATGACGAAGCCCTCGTCCGCCAATCGCTGGACAGCCTGCTTCGTTCGGTGGGCTATTCCGTCCAGATCTTCGGCTCGACGCAGGAATTGAGCGATTTTGGCGGCCTTGCCGACGCCAATTGCCTCATCCTCGACGTGCGCCTTCCCTTCAGCAGCGGCCTCGATTTCCAGCAGTGGCTTGCGGAGCGGAACGTCAGCGTGCCCATCGTCTTCATCACCGGCCACGGCGATATTCCGATGTCGGTCCGGGCCATGAAGGCGGGCGCTGCCGACTTCATCTCCAAGCCCTTCCGCGATCAGGATATTCTCGATGCGGTGAGGGAGGCGGTGGCCAAGGATGTCGCCGCCCGCAACGCCGACAAGGCCGTCGTCGAGATCAGGGACCGCTACGCCCATCTGTCGGCGCGCGAGAAGCAGATCATGGCCATGGCGACGGCCGGCCTGATGAACAAGCAGATTGCCGGAGAACTGGGCCTCAGCGAGATCACGGTCAAGATTCATCGCGGCAAGATCAGCCGCAAGATGATGGCCAAGACCTTTGCCGATCTGGTCCGGATGGCGGAAGCGCTGGGGCTCTCCAGGCAGGACAATTCGGTCCGATAA
- a CDS encoding NADH:flavin oxidoreductase/NADH oxidase → MSATRLFSPFKVGGLDLRNRIVIAPMCQYSAEDGEMTDWHQMHLGNLAQSGAAILTIEATAVSPEGRISHADVGLYSDGCERAMGRVLDSVRRWSDMPIAVQLGHAGRKASSQRPWLGGGQLPPDHDLGWKTVAPSAIGFQETYDPPEALDADGLDRLRKAFADATRRAAALGLDAIQIHGAHGYLLHQFLSPLSNTRTDAYGGPLENRMRFPLEIFEVVREAFPAGKPVTMRVSASDWADGGWDVEQTIAFAKALERMGCDAIHVSSGGLASHQQIVIGPNYQVPFARAVKAAVSIPVIAVGLITEFEQAEAILTMGDADLIALARAILYDPRWPWHAAAHFGDHVAAANQYLRCQPRQYRHLFDQSG, encoded by the coding sequence ATGAGTGCCACGCGACTGTTCTCGCCCTTCAAGGTCGGCGGACTTGACCTTCGAAACCGCATCGTGATTGCCCCGATGTGCCAGTATTCCGCCGAAGACGGCGAGATGACCGACTGGCACCAGATGCATCTCGGCAATCTTGCCCAGTCCGGCGCGGCGATCCTGACGATCGAAGCGACGGCCGTCAGTCCGGAAGGCCGTATCTCCCACGCGGACGTCGGCCTTTATTCGGACGGCTGCGAGCGCGCCATGGGCCGTGTCCTCGATTCGGTCCGGCGCTGGTCCGACATGCCGATCGCCGTCCAGCTCGGCCATGCCGGACGCAAGGCATCGAGCCAGCGTCCCTGGCTCGGCGGCGGCCAGCTGCCGCCGGACCATGACCTCGGCTGGAAGACGGTGGCCCCGAGCGCCATCGGTTTCCAGGAGACGTATGATCCGCCCGAAGCGCTCGACGCCGACGGCCTCGATCGCCTCCGCAAGGCTTTTGCCGATGCCACCAGGCGTGCCGCCGCGCTTGGGCTCGACGCCATCCAGATCCATGGCGCGCACGGCTATCTGCTGCACCAGTTCCTCTCGCCGCTTTCGAACACCCGGACCGACGCCTACGGCGGCCCGCTGGAAAACCGGATGCGCTTCCCGCTGGAGATCTTCGAGGTGGTCCGGGAGGCCTTTCCCGCCGGCAAGCCGGTCACCATGCGGGTCTCGGCCTCGGACTGGGCTGACGGCGGCTGGGACGTCGAACAGACCATCGCCTTCGCCAAGGCGCTGGAACGGATGGGCTGCGACGCGATCCACGTGTCGAGCGGCGGCCTTGCCAGCCACCAGCAGATCGTCATCGGTCCCAACTACCAGGTGCCGTTTGCTCGCGCCGTCAAGGCGGCGGTGAGCATCCCCGTCATCGCGGTCGGCCTCATCACGGAGTTCGAACAGGCCGAGGCGATCCTCACCATGGGCGATGCCGACCTCATCGCACTTGCGCGGGCGATCCTCTACGATCCGCGCTGGCCATGGCACGCGGCGGCCCATTTCGGCGACCATGTGGCAGCGGCGAACCAGTATCTGCGCTGCCAGCCGAGGCAATACCGTCACCTTTTCGACCAGTCGGGCTGA
- a CDS encoding helix-turn-helix domain-containing protein — MPAQTRHPDAAPKRDSLGCSLSKLDRDQTVASRNITFHHKSSLQGAPGQVTMPATDRGFLIGLSTQAGHRRRIFREHHAEQYDFEANGVYVRPFSDSYKADLGGTFDFILAEVTYPGLSRIADEADAARVTELRQTDLGKDDVLGGLLGALFSSSIGPMDRSALFVDQLSVAIGIHLLSRYGNGPVATPGHRRMFSSRQKALVQDMLQANMSGDVSVADLAEACGMAPAAFMQAFRDTFGQTPHQFLTQLRIARACDLLMAPSMSLKDVALKCGFSDQSHFTRGFAKATGTTPGAWRRERIS, encoded by the coding sequence GTGCCTGCGCAAACGAGACATCCAGATGCCGCCCCGAAGCGGGACTCGCTGGGCTGTTCGCTGAGCAAGCTCGATCGCGACCAGACCGTTGCCAGCCGCAACATCACCTTCCACCACAAGTCGTCCCTGCAAGGGGCACCTGGACAGGTGACCATGCCGGCGACCGACCGCGGCTTCCTGATCGGGCTTTCGACCCAGGCCGGCCACAGGCGGAGGATCTTCAGGGAACACCACGCCGAGCAGTATGACTTCGAGGCCAACGGCGTCTACGTCCGCCCGTTTTCCGACTCGTACAAGGCGGATCTCGGCGGAACGTTCGACTTCATCCTGGCCGAAGTCACCTACCCCGGCCTGTCGCGCATCGCCGATGAAGCCGATGCCGCACGCGTGACCGAGCTCAGGCAGACCGATCTTGGCAAGGACGACGTGCTCGGCGGCCTGCTCGGCGCCCTCTTTTCCTCGTCCATCGGCCCCATGGACAGAAGCGCCCTCTTCGTCGACCAGCTTTCGGTCGCGATCGGCATTCACCTGCTTTCCCGCTACGGAAACGGCCCGGTCGCAACACCCGGCCATCGCCGGATGTTTTCCTCACGCCAGAAGGCACTGGTGCAGGACATGCTGCAGGCGAACATGAGCGGGGATGTGTCGGTCGCCGATCTGGCCGAGGCTTGCGGCATGGCGCCGGCCGCCTTCATGCAGGCGTTTCGCGACACCTTCGGGCAAACGCCGCATCAGTTCCTGACGCAATTGCGCATCGCGCGAGCCTGCGATCTGCTGATGGCACCGTCCATGTCCCTCAAGGACGTTGCTCTGAAATGCGGCTTTTCGGACCAAAGCCACTTCACGCGCGGATTTGCCAAGGCAACCGGCACGACGCCCGGCGCCTGGCGGCGCGAGCGGATCTCCTGA
- a CDS encoding LysR family transcriptional regulator produces the protein MSELTHIRVFLAVAEQRSFVAAARQLAMTAPSVTRAVNALEEQLGLQLFLRTTRQVSLTSAGAVYAARLGPLVAAFDEAAEEVRAMHDDASGPIRINAPLSFGQQILPDIATDFRAAHPKVTLSLSLTDRFIDILTEPYDLAIRISGPPKDKSTIWRKICRVRRVMVASPSYLAIHGTPQSPEDLDPHACLAYDPDALSETWDLTGEGRTRKVRAAGHFAGNNGELIARMAEKGEGIALLPLFIVEEALAAGTLAQVLPGWEAPELWLTLYYPPYDRLPIRVAKFSDFFEDYVTRIRPL, from the coding sequence ATGAGCGAACTCACCCACATCCGCGTCTTTCTCGCCGTCGCCGAACAACGCAGCTTCGTTGCCGCGGCCCGCCAGCTGGCGATGACCGCCCCCTCCGTCACGCGCGCCGTCAACGCGCTGGAGGAGCAACTGGGCCTGCAGCTTTTCCTGCGCACCACGCGGCAGGTGTCGCTGACGTCGGCGGGAGCGGTCTATGCCGCGCGCCTGGGGCCGCTCGTCGCCGCCTTCGATGAGGCCGCCGAAGAAGTGCGTGCGATGCACGACGACGCGTCGGGGCCGATCCGGATCAATGCCCCGCTTTCCTTCGGGCAACAGATTCTGCCGGACATCGCGACGGACTTCCGCGCCGCGCATCCAAAGGTCACGCTGTCGCTGTCCCTGACGGACCGGTTCATCGACATCTTGACCGAGCCCTATGATCTGGCGATCCGCATTTCAGGGCCGCCGAAGGACAAGTCCACGATCTGGCGCAAGATCTGCCGGGTTCGCCGCGTCATGGTCGCCTCGCCGTCCTACCTGGCGATCCACGGCACACCGCAATCGCCTGAGGACCTCGACCCGCACGCCTGTCTTGCCTATGACCCGGATGCCCTGAGCGAAACGTGGGATCTCACGGGCGAGGGTCGAACGCGCAAGGTGCGCGCGGCCGGGCATTTTGCCGGCAACAATGGCGAACTCATTGCCCGGATGGCCGAAAAGGGCGAGGGCATCGCGTTGCTGCCGCTGTTCATCGTGGAAGAGGCACTCGCTGCCGGAACGCTGGCGCAGGTGCTGCCGGGCTGGGAGGCGCCGGAGCTTTGGCTGACGCTCTACTATCCGCCCTACGACCGGCTTCCGATCCGCGTCGCGAAATTCTCCGACTTCTTCGAAGACTACGTGACCCGGATCAGGCCGCTTTGA
- a CDS encoding alpha/beta hydrolase codes for MSISAYKTLTKAPASGAPLVFAFHGTGGDEHQFAQLVGQILPDAGLVSPRGDVSEHGALRFFRRTGEGVYDMADLAERTEKMAGFVAAHKAAHPDSPVYGLGYSNGANILAAVILKHPDLFDRAALLHPLIPWQPADNPGLAESEILITAGRRDPIAPVPYTDRLADYLKSQNGKVTLQYHDGGHEIRADELAALRTFLTAQAPAEVRKPTANRVA; via the coding sequence ATGTCGATCTCAGCCTACAAGACCCTGACCAAGGCCCCGGCGAGCGGCGCGCCGCTTGTCTTCGCCTTCCATGGAACCGGCGGCGACGAGCATCAGTTCGCCCAACTCGTCGGCCAGATTCTCCCCGATGCCGGGCTCGTGTCGCCGCGCGGCGACGTTTCCGAACACGGCGCCCTGCGCTTCTTCCGGCGCACGGGCGAGGGCGTCTATGACATGGCCGACCTTGCCGAGCGGACCGAGAAGATGGCCGGCTTCGTGGCGGCTCACAAGGCAGCCCATCCGGACAGCCCGGTCTACGGTCTCGGCTATTCGAACGGCGCCAACATTCTCGCCGCCGTTATCCTGAAGCATCCGGACCTCTTCGACCGTGCGGCGCTGCTGCATCCGCTGATCCCCTGGCAGCCGGCCGACAATCCCGGGCTGGCGGAGAGCGAGATCCTGATCACGGCGGGTCGCCGCGATCCGATCGCGCCGGTGCCCTATACGGATAGGCTGGCCGATTATCTGAAGAGCCAGAACGGCAAGGTCACTCTTCAGTATCACGACGGCGGGCACGAGATCCGAGCCGACGAACTGGCCGCCCTCAGGACCTTCCTGACCGCGCAGGCGCCGGCCGAGGTCCGCAAACCCACGGCCAATCGCGTCGCCTAG